One segment of Anastrepha obliqua isolate idAnaObli1 chromosome 3, idAnaObli1_1.0, whole genome shotgun sequence DNA contains the following:
- the LOC129242723 gene encoding DNA-directed RNA polymerase III subunit RPC8-like, with protein MFVLAELKDTIRIAPDQFHLKLVEAIRDEINRKLANKVLLNLGLCIALKDIVSLKDSIILPGDGASHTEVLFRYIVFRPAIGSVLTGKIRSCSREGVHVTLGFFDDILIPPSALQHPSRFEEAEQAWVWEYPLEDGAKHDLFMDIGEPIKFRVSREIFEESSPIGPPKTDTQQASTSAAASAAAAASTQQTEVKTPYRIVAAINESGLGVLSWWDQQNQCAEEGDENEDEDNVEYENDEDGEGAYEE; from the exons atgtttgtgCTCGCTGAATTAAAAGACACCATAAGGATAGCGCCAGatcaatttcatttgaaattggtAGAAGCGATACGAGACGAAATCAACCGGAAGTTAGCCAATAAA GTACTCTTAAATCTTGGTCTCTGCATTGCGCTCAAAGACATAGTATCACTGAAAGACTCCATTATATTACCAGGCGATGGCGCCTCACACACCGAAGTCTTATTTCGCTACATTGTTTTTCGCCCCGCCATTGGCAGTGTGCTCACAGGTAAAATACGTAGCTGCAGTCGAGAGGGTGTACACGTAACACTTGGTTTCTTCGATGATATACTCATACCGCCTTCGGCCTTACAGCATCCGTCGCGTTTCGAAGAAGCTGAACAAGCGTGGGTCTGGGAATATCCTTTGGAAGATGGTGCTAAACATGACTTATTCATGGATATAGGTGAACCAATAAAATTTCGTGTGTCACGTGAAATATTCGAAGAGAGTTCACCGATTGGACCACCCAAAACGGATACACAACAAGCAAGCACGTCAGCTGCGGCGTCGGCGGCGGCAGCAGCATCTACGCAGCAGACTGAAGTAAAAACGCCTTACAGAATTGTT GCTGCCATTAATGAATCTGGACTTGGTGTGCTATCTTGGTGGGATCAACAAAATCAATGTGCAGAGGAGGGTGATGAGAACGAAGATGAAGACAATGTAGAATATGAAAATGATGAAGATGGCGAAGGAGCTTATgaagaatga
- the LOC129242727 gene encoding peroxiredoxin-2: protein MMPKIYVVSLLCAVLASVSSYEKSGSCYSFADGSVYPSEGPRGDHKLQTTKAVISKPAPPFEGTAVVKGDFIKLSLSQYKGKYVVLLFYPLDFTFVCPTEIIAFSDRIEEFRKINAEVVAVSVDSHFTHLAWINTPRKEGGLGYVKIPLLSDLTHKISRDYGVYLEDLGHTLRGLFIIDHRGILRQITMNDLPVGRSVDETIRLVQAFQYTDTHGEVCPAGWKPGADTIVPDPKEKTKYFQKNN from the exons ATGATGCCAAAAATTTACGTTGTTAGTTTACTATGCGCAGTATTAGCATCCGTTTCAAGTTATGAGAAGAGCGGTTCGTGCTACTCCTTTGCCGATGGCTCTGTGTATCCTTCTGAAGGGCCCCGAGGTGATCACAAGCTACAAACTACTAAGGCTGTCA TATCTAAACCAGCTCCACCGTTTGAGGGTACTGCCGTAGTCAAAGGcgatttcatcaaattatcactTTCCCAATATAAGGGGAAATACGTAGTTCTTCTTTTTTACCCACTTGACTT CACTTTTGTATGTCCGACTGAAATTATTGCTTTTTCGGATCGTATTGAAGAGTTCCGTAAAATCAATGCTGAGGTTGTGGCTGTCAGTGTTGACTCACACTTTACACACTTGGCTTGGATCAATACACCACGAAAGGAGGGAGGCCTTGGATATGTGAAAATTCCATTGCTTTCTGATTTAACGCATAAAATCAGCAGAGACTATGGTGTTTATTTAGAAGATTTGGGCCATACGCTCCGTGGTCTCTTTATCATCGACCATCGTGGCATTTTACGGCAAATAACAATGAATGATTTGCCAGTAGGACGCTCAGTAGACGAAACAATTCGCTTGGTGCAGGCATTCCAATATACGGATACCCATGGAGAAGTATGCCCCGCGGGCTGGAAGCCTGGTGCAGACACG ATCGTTCCCGATCCAAAAGAGAAGacgaaatatttccaaaaaaacaactaa
- the LOC129242722 gene encoding serine/threonine-protein kinase RIO1 isoform X2, with product MDEFESHQFSDADEDEEIPYKNNLVNTFKNLTLKHDMFKDIKRDSVQNDNLEKIIDDPSPDEDLDDEDDYEEASGDSYDYTQTTQISLNQSACKGGTTQAKRVSSYQPKENLFRRYSARINVEKYDPTVNMSSQAANRLVTFDRRQDDRVRIRDKQDRATAEQVMDPRTRIILFKMLNSGFIQEINGCISTGKEANVYHAVSEGDEEFAIKIYKTSILTFKDRDKYVSGEFRFRHGYCRHNPRKMVRTWAEKEMRNYLRMHNAGVPVPEPLLLRSHVLVMRFCGKKGWPSPKLKEVELTTSKACQLYRECVVIMWRIYNKCKLVHADLSEFNILLHDGQLIIIDVSQSVEHDHPHAFDFLRKDCVNISDFFRKRAVATMTVKELFDFITDQSITDENMDECLERISERIKDRDFNAITAQEKIDEAVWQNTFIPKRLDEVRHFEKDVDKAKKGLKKDLIYGKITGLKSDLNVQEKPDILIEAEAVESKNVKNAQNKETAEDCTDSSDCEDEDSEDDGSTGFTNSARPRDESPNSKKARKKAVKEAKAEKRKVKVKKHVKKRKEKMATTRK from the exons AATAACTTAGTAAATACcttcaaaaatttaacattGAAGCATGACATGTTTAAGGATATTAAAAGAGATAGCGTGCAAAACGACAATTTGGAGAAAATTATAGACGATCCAAGCCCAGATGAGGACTTAGATGATGAAGACGACTACGAAGAAGCGAGTGGCGATTCATATGACTACACGCAAACCACACAAATATCACTCAACCAGTCCGCTTGTAAAGGTGGGACTACGCAAGCTAAACGTGTAAGCAGCTATCAgccaaaagaaaatttattccgTCGCTATTCAGCACGCATAAATGTAGAAAAATACGATCCTACCGTTAATATGAGCTCACAGGCCGCCAATCGACTAGTCACATTCGATAGACGCCAAGATGACCGTGTTCGTATACGTGATAAACAGGATCGTGCTACTGCCGAGCAAGTAATGGATCCACGTACGCGCATTATACTTTTCAAAATGTTAAATAGTGGTTTTATACAAGAAATCAATGGTTGCATATCCACCGGCAAAGAAGCTAATGTATATCATGCTGTCTCGGAGGGCGATGAAGAGTTTGCTATTAAAATCTATAAAACGTCCATATTGACATTTAAAGATCGTGATAAGTATGTATCGGGTGAATTTCGCTTCCGACACGGCTACTGCCGTCATAATCCACGCAAAATGGTGCGTACGTGGGCAGAGAAAGAGATGCGCAACTATCTGCGCATGCATAACGCAGGTGTACCTGTGCCCGAACCTTTACTGCTACGCTCACACGTGCTTGTGATGCGTTTCTGTGGCAAAAAAGGGTGGCCGTCGCCAAAGTTGAAAGAAGTAGAATTGACCACATCGAAAGCTTGCCAACTGTATCGCGAATGTGTTGTGATTATGTGGCGAATTTATAACAAATGCAAATTGGTGCACGCAGATTTAtcagaattcaatattttattgcatGATGGGCAGCTTATAATTATTGACGTTAGCCAATCGGTCGAACACGATCATCCGCATGCATTCGATTTCTTGCGTAAAGATTGCGTTAACATATCAGATTTCTTCCGCAAGCGTGCAGTTGCCACAATGACCGTGAAAGAGCTATTCGACTTTATTACAGATCAATCAATTACTGATGAAAATATGGATGAATGTCTAGAACGCATATCAGAGCGGATAAAAGATCGTGACTTTAATGCGATCACGGCTCAAGAAAAAATCGATGAAGCAGTATGGCAGAACACTTTCATACCGAAACGATTAGATGAG GTCCGACATTTTGAGAAAGATGTAGATAAGGCGAAAAAAGGACTAAAGAAGGATCTCATCTATGGCAAAATAACAGGTCTAAAATCCGATttaaatgtgcaagaaaaaccGGATATACTTATTGAGGCTGAAGCAGTTGAaagcaaaaatgtgaaaaatgctcAGAATAAAGAAACCGCCGAAGACTGTACTGATTCAAGTGATTGCGAGGATGAAGATTCCGAAGACGACGGCAGCACAGGCTTCACCAATTCAGCGCGTCCGCGAGATGAATCTCCTAATAGTAAAAAAGCCCGTAAGAAGGCTGTTAAAGAGGCAAAGGCAGAAAAGCGTAAAGTGAAGGTTAAAAAGCATGTCAAGAAACGTAAAGAAAAGATGGCAACCACAcgcaaataa
- the LOC129242721 gene encoding ATP-binding cassette sub-family G member 1, with product MEDTACLKPSRDVEFQDVYYTVKERKHFIKVTGTRQILRGVSGSFRNGQLSAIMGPSGAGKSSLLNALSGFRTSDVSGHIKIERKGSCYITQDDNHQTLLTVEELMALSCNLKLPHSNRKTELITEILENLHLNHRRNIYAEKLSGGERKRLSIALELVANPKIFFLDEPTSGLDDVTAAQCIRLLSELAKQGLTIVCTIHQPSATIFNYFDSVFVLASGKCVYQGPPVAVIPFLRHINVECPKYYSPSDYIIELCDADDGKIIPLLSELTDNGKWIYAPQQQHQQQQPLQMQQQLNETNGTSVVSFPRQRSKDFHQAVKTFFVEEPKRSRLQHLLWAGTNFSTDGTLIGGVTAFYEHLKNFTKLLDPERENTSGFHQFCVLLKMMLVRTMRSRVILLIQFLHHVLTALFFGLIFLNLGNQGSRMFDHLKFCIGVVIIIAYTQVMVPILSYPMEIKIVRKETFNRWYKLTPYYMALSISRLPLQIFLNMIMLTIIYWMTGLPAQWWRFGLFSCVGLMTSLIGEGMGLAIGMTFSITNGSAVGPLTLAPLLGLAVYGFDFAPQIPYAMNLLMKFSYIRVAVLALILSVFGFDRPNLECSDIYCHFADPRVLLKFLDIEHLSMCYLFSLLTILMLFYRVLMYLSLCRRCGT from the exons ATGGAAGACACCGCCTGTTTGAAGCCATCGAGAGATGTCGAATTTCAAGATGTTTACTACACCGTTAAGGAGCGCAAACATTTCA ttaaAGTCACTGGCACCCGTCAAATTTTACGCGGCGTGAGCGGCAGTTTTCGCAATGGGCAATTGTCGGCAATCATGGGTCCTTCCGGTGCGGGGAAGAGTAGTTTACTGAATGCTTTATCGGGTTTTCG TACCTCAGATGTCAGTGGACACATAAAAATCGAACGCAAAGGTTCTTGCTATATCACCCAAGACGATAATCATCAAACACTACTCACTGTCGAGGAACTAATGGCGCTTAGCTGTAATCTCAAATTACCTCATTCTAACCGTAAAACTGAGCTAATTACTGAGATACTTGAGAATCTCCATTTAAACCATCGACGTAACATCTACGCGGAAAAGTTAAGTGGCGGCGAGCGTAAACGTCTCTCAATTGCACTCGAATTGGTAGCGAatcctaaaatattttttcttgacGAACCCACCAGTGGTCTGGATGATGTGACAGCGGCGCAATGCATCCGTTTACTTAGTGAATTGGCCAAACAGGGACTCACTATTGTTTGCACAATACATCAGCCGTCAGCGacgattttcaattatttcgataGTGTTTTTGTGTTAGCGAGCGGAAAATGCGTCTACCAGGGTCCACCAGTTGCGGTCATACCATTTTTACGGCATATAAACGTGGAGTGTCCCAAGTATTATAGTCCATCAGATTACA TCATTGAGCTTTGTGATGCGGACGATGGGAAAATCATACCTTTGCTGAGCGAGCtaacagacaatggcaaatggATATATGCACCacaacagcaacaccaacaacaacagccactACAAATGCAGCAACAGCTAAATGAAACAAATGGCACGTCTGTGGTGTCGTTTCCGCGGCAGCGTTCCAAAGATTTTCATCAAGCGGTGAAAACTTTCTTCGTAGAGGAGCCAAAGCGTAGTCGTTTGCAACATTTGCTCTGGGCCGGCACGAATTTCTCCACCGATGGTACGCTTATTGGCGGTGTGACAGCATTTTATGAGCACTTGAAAAACTTTACTAAGCTGCTCGATCCCGAACGTGAGAATACCTCGGGTTTCCATCAGTTCTGTGTGCTTTTGAAAATGATGTTGGTGCGCACAATGCGCTCCCGAGTTATTTTGCTCATACAGTTTTTGCATCATGTGTTGACGGCGTTGTTTTTCG gcttgattttcttaaatctgGGAAATCAGGGCTCGCGCATGTTTGACCATTTGAAATTCTGCATTGGCGTTGTTATAATCATCGCATATACGCAAGTCATGGTGCCCATATTGAGCT ATCCCATGGAAATAAAAATCGTACGGAAAGAGACATTCAATCGCTGGTATAAGCTAACACCCTATTATATGGCTTTGAGTATTTCACGTTTGCCCTTACAG atctttttgaatatgataatgCTCACGATCATTTATTGGATGACTGGACTGCCGGCACAATGGTGGCGTTTCGGCTTGTTTTCCTGTGTTGGTTTAATGACATCGCTGATTGGAGAAGGCATGGGATTGGCTATTGGAATGACATTCAGTATAACg AATGGCAGCGCTGTTGGTCCACTGACACTGGCTCCTCTCCTCGGCTTAGCTGTCTATGGTTTCGACTTTGCCCCACAAATACCATACGCAATGAATCTTCTCATGAAATTCAGTTATATACGAGTCGCAGTACTGGCGTTAATACTTTCAGTTTTCGGTTTTGATCGTCCAAACTTGGAGTGCAGTGATATCTACTGTCATTTCGCTGATCCACGAGTGCTGCTTAAGTTCCTGGATATTGAACACTTATCAATGTGCTACCTTTTCTCGCTACTCACAATACTAATGCTCTTCTACCGAGTCCTAATGTATTTGAGTTTGTGCAGACGTTGTGGCACCTGA